One Littorina saxatilis isolate snail1 unplaced genomic scaffold, US_GU_Lsax_2.0 scaffold_517, whole genome shotgun sequence genomic region harbors:
- the LOC138954529 gene encoding uncharacterized protein, whose amino-acid sequence MFRHSWRQSRSRFCAAGRKRVITETGLKLKPEKCQFLRKEVVYLGHTISAEGISCEAGKIEAVQNWPLPKTTTDLRSFLGFASYYRRFISGFSKLAGPLHDLVTEGSKGSKKKKAAIHHLWTERHQTAFESLKSALTTAPVLGYADYEKPFILETDASHDGLSAILSQVQDGLEEILGKYIV is encoded by the coding sequence ATGTTCAGACACTCATGGCGGCAAAGCAGGAGCCGGTTTTGTGCTGCCGGGCGTAAAAGAGTTATCACCGAGACGGGCCTTAAGCTGAAGCCAGAGAAGTGCCAGTTCCTGCGAAAAGAGGTAGTCTACTTGGGGCACACCATTTCAGCGGAGGGTATTAGCTGCGAAGCCGGGAAGATTGAGGCTGTTCAGAACTGGCCACTGCCCAAGACCACCACAGACCTCCGCAGCTTCCTTGGTTTTGCCAGCTACTACCGACGCTTCATCAGTGGATTCTCCAAGCTGGCCGGACCACTGCACGACCTCGTGACAGAAGGCAGCAAAGgaagcaagaagaagaaggcagcCATCCACCACCTGTGGACAGAACGACACCAGACAGCCTTTGAGTCCCTGAAGTCGGCCCTGACAACAGCTCCCGTCTTGGGCTACGCCGACTATGAGAAGCCGTTCATCCTGGAAACTGATGCCAGTCATGATGGACTCAGTGCTATCCTCTCCCAAGTCCAAGATGGGTTGGAAGAGATTTTGGGAAAATATATCGTATGA